From the Gemmatimonas sp. UBA7669 genome, the window CGCGTGAACGCGACGCGAGCATGCTCATTGGCGCCGTGTCGCTGGGTGACTCCTATCGGTACTCGCCCACCCTGCAGATTCAGTATGGTCTTCGCGTTGACGGCAATCGCTTTCTGGATGTGCCTACGGCCAACACGGCGCTGCTCGAGCGTCTCGGCGTGCGCAACGACCGCGTACCTGATGGACTGTATCTGAGTCCGCGGCTTGGCTTCTCCTGGCAGTACGGCACGGCGCCGCAGATTGGGGCCTTCGCGGGCGCCTTCCGCGGTCCGCGGGCGGTGGTGCGTGGTGGCATTGGCGTGTTTCAGAACATGCCGCAGGCCACGCTCGTGGGCGGTGCCATCGACAACACCGGCTTGCCCTCGGCCATTCAGCAGCTCGCGTGTGTGGGCGCCGCCATTCCCGCGGCCAATTGGGCCGCCTTTGCCGATCCGTCCAACATTCCCTCACGCTGCGCCGACGGCAGCATGGGCTCGGTGTTCAACAACGCCGTGCCCAATGTATCGCTGTTCGACGAGGCCTTCATGCCGACACGCAGCGTGCGCTCCAATCTCAGCTGGTCGGGACCGGTGCTCTACAACCGGCTCAATGCCACCTTCGACGCCACCTACTCGCTCAATCTCAACCAGGCGAGCTTCGTGGACCGCAACTTCGCTGGCCAGCAGCGCTTCAGCCTGAGTGCCGAAGACGGACGACCGGTGTATGTCGACGCCGCCAGCATCGTGCCGCTCACCGGTGGCATTGCCGCCGGCGACGGCCGCCGAGTACCGGAGTATCAGCGTGTCACGCGGCAACTCAGCGACCTCCAGTCACGCAGCGCGCAGTTCTCCGTGCGTGTCTCACCCATGCAGTTCAACAGCCAGTTCAGCTGGAACGCGAGCTACACTTACGGCAATGTGCGCGAGGAGTTCCGCGGCTTCCAGAGCACGGTGGGTGATCCCTTCGCCATTGGGAGCTCGCGCGCCTCGTTTGATTCGCGGCATCAGATCACCTACACGCTCAACTGGAACGCCTTCGATCTCATTCGCCTGAGCTGGTTCGGGCAGTTCCGCTCCGGCAACCCGTTCACGCCGGGCATTGGCGGCGACGTCAACGGCGACGGCTACAGCAACGATCGGGCCTTTGTGTTCGACCCCGCGCGCACCGGCGACGCCGCCCTCGCATCACAGATGCAGACGCTGCTGGACAACAGCAGCGGTGTGGCGCGCAACTGTCTGCGCGCGCAGCTGGGCCGTCTGGCCGATCGCAACAGCTGCCAGGGTCCGTGGACCAGCTCGGCCAACTTGAGTGTGTCCTTCAATCCGCTCAAGCTGCGTCTGCCGCAGCGCGCCAACCTGACCTTCAACGTGTCCAACCCGCTCGGCGCGGCCGACCTGCTGCTGCACGGGCAGGACAATCTGCGCGGCTGGGGTCAGCAGATTTTTGTGGACCCCACCCTGCTCTATGTGCGGGGCTTCGATCCGGTGGCGCGGCAGTTCAAGTACGAGGTCAACCAGCGTTTCGGCGCCACCAATCCGCAGTTCCAGCAGTTCCGCGCGCCGGTCACGGTCAGCATGATGCTGCGCTACGACATTGGTCCCACGCGCGAGCGACAGATGCTCACGCAGGCGCTCGATCGTGGCCGCCGCACCACGGGCACCAAGGCGCCCGAGGCACTCATCAAGGCGCAGTTCGGCAACGGCGGTGTCCCCAATCCGCTGGCCACCATTCTGCGCGACCAGGACACGCTGCGGCTCTCGGCCGATCAGGCGGACAGCCTGGCCACGATGAACCGTCGCTTCATGGTGCGGCTCGATTCGATCTGGGCGCCCATTGCCAAGCAGTTTGCGGCGCTGCCCGATGGCTACGATCGGGATCGTGTGTACTGGCAGTACGTGAAGGCGCGCGAGGCCAGCATCGACATCCTGCGCAACTACGCGCCGGCGGTGAAGGGCCTGCTGTCGGTGGAGCAGCGGCGCAAGCTGCCGCCCTTCATCGCCACCGCGCTCGACGACCGCTACCTCAAGTCCATTCGTTCAGGCACGGCCGGTGGTGGTGGTACCACCATGATGGGCGGCATGGGTGGTATGGGTGGTGCGTTCATTGGCGGCATGAGTGGTGGCGGGGCCACCACCATCATCATGCGATGAGCGCTGACTTTACATCCAGTCTTTTCCGTGTTTCTAGTGGCTGCCGTCAAGCGGCCAAACCGTCAACAGCTCACGCAGAGAACTGCAAGAGAACCGCAGAGAACGCAGAGGAACGGATCATTCGTGTTGGATACTCATTTCTGATCCGTTCCGTCTCCACCCCGTCTAAAACACTGTCCTTTTGCTTGGACGGCTTCTCTCTGCGCCCTCCTTTCCTCCTCTTCTCTGCGTGAGCTGTTGGCGATCTCGCGGTGACCCGCTCCCATGTTCACCCTCCACCCGCACCCGACACTCACCATGCCTTCTCGTTCACGGCCTACTTCGCGGCAGCGCCTCGGCGCTGCCCTGTTGTTGCTTGGCGCAAGCAGCATTGTGGCAGACGCCCAGACGCTCACGCCCGCACCGGCCGGTTCACGACCGGCCATTCGCCCGCTTGGACCAGTCACCGCCACCAGCACCGAGCCCTTTGGTGTGGTGAGCAACCTGCGGGCCCTGCCCGGTGGGCGTGCGCTCGTCAACGACGTGGTGAATCGTCGTGTCGTGCTGCTCGATGAGAAGCTGTCGGTGGTGAAGGTGGTAGCCGACACCACGGCTGCCACGGCCAACGCCTACGGCGCCAATCCCGGCAATCTCATTGCCTTCCGCGGAGACAGCACGCTGTTCGTGGACGCGCAATCGCTGTCCATGCTCGTCATCACGCCAAGCGGCGAGGTGGCACGTGTGATGTCGGTGCCGCGTTCGCAGGACGCCATGATGCTGGCCAGTGCGGGCCTTGGCGGCGCGTACTACAGCAATGGTCATCTGGTGTATCGCGGTCGGCCGGCCATGCAGTTCCGTGCCAGCAGCACGAGTGGTGGCGCCCCCCAGATGCCGGCCATGCCCGACACCATGCCCGTGGTGCGTGTCAATCTGCAGACGCGTGTGCTCGACACGCTGGCGTACATGAAGGTGCCCAACACGCGCACCACGATGAACACCACCGAAGACGGCAAGCTGCAGCCGTCCATCGAAATCAATCCGCTGCCGGTCGTGGACGAGTGGACCGTCACACCATCTGGCGACATCGCCATCGTGCGCGGCCGCGACTATCACGTGGATTGGGTGTCGGCCAACGGCGAAAAGCGCGCTTCACCCAAGGTGGCGTTCGACTGGAAGCGCATGACCGATGTGGACAAGATCAAACTCATCGA encodes:
- a CDS encoding TonB-dependent receptor, with amino-acid sequence MSRRHILWAWLWCLSLLAAPPALAQTVDVIRGRITGANNEPLENVAILVTSISGNVNRPARTDRNGRFTVTFPNGDGDYMVTVTAVGYALKRFEVKRVADEDVLLADAKLTPVGTVLDAMQVTADRQRVSRNETNQDVGGTERIINNMAALPPDQMGDLAAMAATLPGVQLVPGMDGSNGYSVMGLGADQNNTTLNGMNFGGNGLPRDAGVSSGLITSPYDVSRGGFSGGQMGLRTRSGSNFRNRGLSFVGDAPQLQFMDRAARATGQQYSNGSLGGSVSGPLVFDKAFYNVAFQLGRRSNDLQTLLNMSDAGLKASGVARDSVMRLMNILGSNAVPLAAGGIPGSRLSDQGSILGAFDFAPPTSTSGTAFNLTFNGSWNKQNPAGGLTTSLPNAGGDRNMWNAGVQGRHSAYLTFGSVNILTETSVGVNASQNEGTPYLNLPGGRVRVNSQFDDGTLGLQNLAFGGNQFLGTSQGSNSLMAMNTLSWFSANNKHRLKLATEIRRDGSTQDQTVNRLGTYSYNSLADLAAGIPVAYTRTLSPRERDASMLIGAVSLGDSYRYSPTLQIQYGLRVDGNRFLDVPTANTALLERLGVRNDRVPDGLYLSPRLGFSWQYGTAPQIGAFAGAFRGPRAVVRGGIGVFQNMPQATLVGGAIDNTGLPSAIQQLACVGAAIPAANWAAFADPSNIPSRCADGSMGSVFNNAVPNVSLFDEAFMPTRSVRSNLSWSGPVLYNRLNATFDATYSLNLNQASFVDRNFAGQQRFSLSAEDGRPVYVDAASIVPLTGGIAAGDGRRVPEYQRVTRQLSDLQSRSAQFSVRVSPMQFNSQFSWNASYTYGNVREEFRGFQSTVGDPFAIGSSRASFDSRHQITYTLNWNAFDLIRLSWFGQFRSGNPFTPGIGGDVNGDGYSNDRAFVFDPARTGDAALASQMQTLLDNSSGVARNCLRAQLGRLADRNSCQGPWTSSANLSVSFNPLKLRLPQRANLTFNVSNPLGAADLLLHGQDNLRGWGQQIFVDPTLLYVRGFDPVARQFKYEVNQRFGATNPQFQQFRAPVTVSMMLRYDIGPTRERQMLTQALDRGRRTTGTKAPEALIKAQFGNGGVPNPLATILRDQDTLRLSADQADSLATMNRRFMVRLDSIWAPIAKQFAALPDGYDRDRVYWQYVKAREASIDILRNYAPAVKGLLSVEQRRKLPPFIATALDDRYLKSIRSGTAGGGGTTMMGGMGGMGGAFIGGMSGGGATTIIMR